The DNA region AGATCTCCGACGTGTTCGTCGAGTGGAACCGCGGCGAGCTGAAGTCCTACCTCGTCGAGATCACCGCCGACGTCCTCGCACAGCGCGACACCGACACGGGCATGCCGCTGGTCGACGTGATCCTCGACGAGGCCCAGCAGAAGGGCACCGGCAAGTGGATGAGCCAGAACTCGTTCGACGTCGGCGCGCCGATCCCGACGGTCAACGCCGCCGTCGAGTCTCGCCTGCTGTCGGCCCAGAAGACCGAGCGTCTCGCGGCCGCCCGCGTGCTCACCGGTCCGGCGCCGACCTTCACGGGCGATCGCGCCGCCCTGATCGACGCGGCGCGCCAGGCACTCTACGCCAGCAAGGTGTGCTCGTACGCGCAGGGCATGGCGCTGCTGCGCATGGCCTCGGCCGAGTACGGCTACGACGTCGATCCCGGGGAGGTGGCGCGCATCTGGCGCGCTGGCTGCATCATCCGCGCGACGCTGCTCGAGGACATCCGCGCCGCCTTCGCGCGCGACCCGCAGTTGGTCAACTTGCTGATGGACCCGTCGTTCAGCGCCGCGGTCGGCGCGCGGCAGCAGGCGTGGCGGGAGTTCGTGCAGGTGGCCATCGGCCTCGGCATCCCGGTGCTCGCCACCGGCGCGTCGCTGGCCTACTACGACGCCTACCGCAGCGCCCGCCTGCCCGCCAACCTCACGCAGGGCCAGCGCGACTACTTCGGCGCCCACACGTACCGCCGCACCGATCGCGACGGCAGCTTCCACACGGAGTGGAACAGCAGATAACGTTTAACGTTTAACGATCAACGCTTGACGTCTGACGACCCGTGCTCGGCGTTCGCGCTCAGGTCCAGCCCAGCCCCTAGCCCCCAGCCCCCGTGGACGACATGTCGAACACCCTGACCATCCCGCAACACGGCGAACTCGACCTCCTTTCGCTCGGCGCCATCATCCACCGGCTCGATCCCGGTCGCGTGCCCTTCCGCAAGGCGCGCACCCTGGAGGTCCACGTGAGCGGCGGCGAGTTCAACGTCGCGGCCAACCTCGCCGACTGCTTCGGGCTGCGCACCGGCATCGCCACCGCGATGGTGAAGTACCCGGTCGGCGACCTGATCGCCGAGCGCGTCCGCGCGATGGGCGTGACGCCGTTCTACAAGCACTTCGAGCACGACGGCGCTCGCGGCCCGAACATGGCCACCGTCTACAGCGACCAGGGCATGGGCGTGCGTCCTCCGGTGGTGTTCTACAACCGCGCCAACGAGGCGGCGGCGCTGCTCGAGCCGGGTGACTTCGACTGGCCCGCCATCTTCGGCAAGGGCATCCGCTGGTTCCACAGCGGCGGCTTGTTCGCGTCGCTGTCCGAGTCGACCGCCGAGGTGATCATCGAGGCCCTGCAGGCGGCCAAGAAGGCCGGCGCGGTGACGTCGTTCGACCTGAACTACCGCGAGAAGCTCTGGAAGGCCCAGGGCGACGTGACCCGTGCCCCCAAGGTCTTCTCCCGCATCGTCGAGCACGTCGACGTGCTGGTGGGCAACGAGGAGGACCTGCAGAAGGCGCTCGGCGTGAAGGGGCCCGAGGCCGGCAAGGATTCGGCGCTCGACACCGCGGCGTTCTTCGAGACCATCCAGCAGGTGGTCGACAAGTACCCGCACATCAAGGTGGTGGCGACGACGCTGCGCGAGGTGCACACGACCAATCGCCACAGCTGGTCGGCGGTGGCGTGGTTCGGCGGCGAGAAGGTGAGCGCCCCGGTGATGCAGCTCGACGTGCTCGACCGCGTCGGCGGCGGCGACGGCTTCGCGTCAGGGCTGATTTACGGGTTGCTGACGGGCGAGTCGCCGGAGCAGGCCGTGCGCCTCGGCTGGGCCCACGGCGCGCTGATCACCACGTTCCCGGGCGACACCACGATGGCCACCGTCGAGGACGTGCGCGCCCTGGCCAAGGGCGGGTCGGCGCGCATTCAGCGGTAAAGCAGGCTCAGGATTTCAGGCTCAGCACCAGGCTCAAGGCTTCGGGCTCAAGGCTCAGAGAGCGTTCCGATTGGTCGAAAGATGCTTTCTGAGCCCTGAGCCGTGAGCCGTAAGCCTTTGTTCTACCAGTGCGTCAATGACCCATCCGGGCGCTTGAAGACGTTCCGTCGCCCTGGTTCGGTCACCTCGCCGATGACGGCGAGCGGCTTCGGATCGAGCGTGATGCCGAGGCCCGGACGGTCGTTCGGGTAGAACTTGCCCGCCTTGAAGTCAGCCCACTCGGGCAGGTAGTCGAACGTCTTCCCGCCGAACGCATACTCGAGCAGCACCGGCCCCGAGAACGTCGACAGGCAGTGCACCAGCGCCGCCGTCGCGATCGGGCCCGTGAAGTGCGGGATGATGCCCACCGCGTGCGTCTCGCACATCGCCGCGACCTTCATCATCTCGGTGATGCCGCCGACGTTGGGCAGCGTCGCGCGGATGTAGTCGACGTCGTGCGCTTCCACGAGTCGGTTGAAGTCCCAGCGCAGGCCCCACTCCTCGCCGTGCGTGAGCGGCACGCCGGTCATCTGCCGCAGCTTCGGCAGGTCCATCAGCGCGTGCTCGTCGCGCACCGGGTCCTCGACGAAGAACGGATCGAACGGCTCCATCACCTTGCAGGCGCGCAGCGCGTCGTTCAGGTCGAACCGCTGGTGCAGGTCGATGCACCAGTTGCCGTCCGGGCCGACGCCGTCGCGCGCGTCGCGGGCGTCACGCTCGATGCGGCGGATCACCGCGCGCGTGTCGAACACCTCGCCGATCGGCAAGTCGCCGGCGCCCATGCGATACGCACGGAACCCGGCCTCCATCGTCGCCTGCGCCCGCTCCTTCACCCCAAGAGGTGCGTTGGCCGGCACGCCCGCGGGCCGCACGCTGCTGGTCGCGTAGCACTCGCAGTAGTCGCGCGCCACGCCCCCGAGCAGTTCGTGCACGGGCACGCCGAGCGCCTTGCCCTTGATGTCCCACAGCGCGAGGTCGAGCGCACCGAGCGCGTGCGTCTTCTCGCGCCCCGGCGGGTAGAACCACGCGATGTACGCCTCCTGCCAGATCCGCTCGATCTGGAAGGGGTTCTTGCCGATCAGCGTGCCCGCGACCTGCTCGAGCGTGTCCTTCGCCCCGCCCTCACCGATGCCCGTGATGCCGATGTCGGTCTCGACGGTCACGATCATGTTGCTCTGGTTGAAGAGCGGGTTCAGGTCGGGCGGACGATGAATCCGCACGCGGGTGACCTTCGCCTTCGGCAGTGCGGCGGAAGCCCGGCGTGGCGCGAGCGCCAGCGCGGGGGCTGCCGCGAGGGTGGTGAGGAACGCGCGTCGGTCCATGAGGGCGCAGTATCGACCAAACCCGGCCGGCACCGAAAGGTCCACTGCTGGGATAATCGCCTGGTGACGATGGACGAGGCCTTCCGGGAGTTCCTCGGGGCATGGCCGGCGTACCGCGAGACGATGGCGCTCGACGACCTGCGGGCGCGCGAGTACGCTCGCCTCGACGCCACCGGGCACGTCTACCTGGACTACACGGGCGGCGGCCTGTATGCCGACTCGCAGGTGCGGGCGCATGCCGCGCTGCTCGGCAGCGAGGTCTTCGGCAATCCGCACTCGGCCAATCCCGCGTCGCAGGCTTCGACGCGGCTCGTCGAGCGGGCGCGCCGTGCGGTGCTCGACTGGTTCGATGCCGATCCCGGCACGCACACCGTCGTCTTCACGGCCAACGCCTCGGCGGCAATCAAGCTCGTCGGCGAAGCGTACCCGTTCGGCCCCGAGGCCTCGTTGCTGCTCAGTTACGACAACCACAACTCGGTCAACGGCCTGCGCGAGTACGCGTGTTGCCGCGGCGCGTCGGTGGACTACGCGCCGCTGACGATGCCCGACCTGCGAATCGATCGCGCGGCACTGCTCGCGCGCCTCGAGGCACGCACGGACGGGCCGCGGCTGTTCGCCTATCCTGCGCAGTCCAACTTCAGCGGCGTCGAGCACCCGCTGGCCTTCGTCGAGGAGGCACGGGCGCGCGGCTGGCACGTGCTGCTCGACGCGGCCGCCTTCGCGCCGACCAATCGCCTGAGCCTGCGGCAGGTGCCCGCCGACTTCGTGTCGGTCTCGTTCTACAAGATGTTCGGCTACCCGACCGGCGTCGGCTGCCTGCTGGCTCGCCTGTCCTCGCTGGCCGTGCTCCGTCGCCCGTGGTTCGCCGGCGGCACCGTGAACTTCGCCACCGTCCACGCCCGTCGTCACCTGCTCGCGCCCCGGGAGGCCGGGTTCGAGGACGGCACCGTCGATTACCTCGGCATCCCCGCGGTGCAGATCGGGCTCGAGCACCTCGGCGCCGTGGGGTTGCCGGTGATCAAGGCGCGGGTCCGCTGCCTCGCGGGCTACCTGTTGCGTGAACTGCTGGCGATGCGGCACGACAACGGCGCGCCGATGTGTCGCATCTACGGGCCGGTGACCACCGAGGCGCGGGGCGGGACGATCACGTTCAACCTGTACGACCCCGAGGGCCACCTGCTCGACTACCGTCGCGTCGAGGAACTTGCCAACGAGGCGGGCATCTCGTTGCGCACGGGATGCTTCTGCAATCCCGGCGCTGGCGAGACCGCCGAGGGCATCACCGACGAGGACGTGCAGGCGGCGCTGGACAGCGGCGAGGACATGTCGCTGCCGCGCTTCATGCAGTTCATCCAGCACCGCGGCGGCCGCAGCGCCGGCGCGCTGCGGGTCTCGCTGGGCATCGTCAGCAACTTCGCCGACGCCTTCCGCCTGCTGGCGTTCGTGCGCGGCCTGCGCGATCAGTCGCGCCTGGCCATCGGCGAGGTGACCTTCGACATCCGGTCGTGTCGCGTCATCCGCGACGGCGCGTAGGAAGGGCGATCGTGCCGCCGGCGATCTGACCCGTCCTCGTGGGCGTCGACCTTCAGGTCGACGCACGGCTTGCCCTGGTAGGGCGGCGTGTCCCACCCCGCCGTGATCGCCTCACGGCGCGGTCGCTTGCCCTGAGCGACGTCGAAGGGGAGACCGCGCCCTACCCCTGGTGTGGCACGCGGGATTCGGCGAAGACCGGGGCCATCAGGCCGGCGGCCGACCGGCCGTGCGGGTCCTGGCGTGCCCTGATCTCGTGGACCAGTTCCAGGGCGGTGCGGTCACAGGGCGGCAACGTCATCGACGACTCGCCGAGCGGCGTCACGCGATCGCCCCAGCGCACGAGCACGGCGCCGTAGGTGAGGCCGCCGCCGAACCCGGGCATCAGCAGCAGGCTACCGGGCTTGACGCGCCCTTCCTTCAGCGCGTCGACCAGGCTCACCGGCACGGTGGCGGCGCTCATGTTGCCGTACCTGTGGACGGTGACCATCACGCGGTCCATGCCGATGCCCGCCGACCGGGCGACCGCCTCGATGATGCGCAGGTTGGCCTGGTGCGGCACCACGAGGTCGACCTGGTCGGCCGTCACGCCGGCCTCGGCGAGGACGCGCGCCGAGGCGGCCGCCATGCCGTGCACCGCGCGCTTGAAGATGACCTGCCCGTCGAAGTCCCAGATGGTGTCGCCGAGCGAGACCGCCTTGTTGGCGTAACTGCAGCCGAGCCCGCGGACGCGCAGGCTCTGTCGTGCCTCGGCGTCGCAGCCGAGCACGCTGCCAATCAGCCCTTCTGCCCGATCGCTGGCCTGCACGACGACCGCCGCGGCGCCGTCGCCGAACAGCACGGCGACGTTGCGGTTGGTCCAATCCATGTACTGCGTGATCAACTCGACGCCGATCACCACCGCGGTCCGCGCCATGCCGGTGCGGATCATCGCCGTCGCCGTGGACAGCCCGTAGAGGAAGCTGGTGCACGCGGTGTTGACGTCCATCGCCGCAGCGCGCGTCGCCCCGAGCGCCACCTGCACGCCGGACGCGCTGTTGGGCACCGCCTCTTCGTTGGTGCACCCGCCGTACACGATCAGGTCGACGTCGGCCGGAGTGAGGCCGGCACACGCGATCGCGCGCGCCGCCGCCACCGTCGCCATCTCCACGGCCGACACGTGCGACACCCGCCGTTCCTTCATGCCGGTGCGCTGCGTGATCCACTCGTCGGAGGTGTCGAGGAACGTCGAGAGGTCCTCGTTGGTCAGGATGGCCGGCGGGAGGGCCTCCCCCCAGCCCGTGATGGCCGCATGCAGTGCCGTCATAGCCGGAGTATATGTGCGCGGCAATTTGAAATCGGAAATTTGAGATTGCAGGCAGCCGGCCTTCGGCGGGCCGCCTCGTGGCGCATCGAGGCGAGCGGCCGCAGGCCCTCGCCCCCGAGTTTCAAATTGTCCGATTTCAAATTGTGGAGGACAGCGGATTGGCCATCCCGGGAGACACCCTGTGACAGGACTGTGAATCGCCATCGGCATCGATGGCACGACCGTGAAGGGCCGCGCTCTGGTGCCAGGCACGCGGTTTGATCACTGTGGGTCGCAGGAGGATTCACCCGTATGCGACTCGCTCTTGCCCTTGCCAGCGTCCTGGCGCTGGCCGCTGCCACCCCCGCTGCCGCCCACGTCGGCCGCGGCCCCCATCGTCACGTCGTCGTCCCCGCGAGGCCGGTCGCGGTACCTGTTGCGGTCGTCCGTCCGGCCTTGCGGCCCGTCGTCGTCGCCCGGCCTGCGATCGTGGTGCCGGTCCGTCCGGTGGCGCCCCTGCGGCGACCGGCGTTGTCGGTGCGCATCCGCTTCTGACCTGGCAATTTGAAACTCGAAATCTGAAATTCTCGGGGGGCGCGGCTTCGCCGCCGCCCCTCCGGGATGCATCGAGCGGCAAGGCCGACAGGCCGGCCGCCGATCAATTTCAAATTTCAAATTTCGAATTGCCAGCGGAAGTATCCTGTCGGGCGGCGATGTTCCTCTCAGGCGTGATCGAGGGCTTCTATGGCCCGCCGTGGACAGCCGACGAGCGCGCGACGCTGTTTGCGCGCATGGCGTCGTGGGGGCTCGATACCTACCTGTACTGCCCGAAGGACGACCTCCACCACCGCGCGATCTGGCGGGAGCCGTACGGCCAGGCCGAGGCGCGCGCGATGGCAGCGCTCGTCGCGGCCTGCCATGCGCACGGCCTGCGCTTCCTGTACGGGATCGGGCCGGGCCTCGACATCCGGTACGGCGATCCCGCCGATCGGGCCGCGCTGCTGACGCGGTGCACGCAGATGGTGGATCTGGGCTGCGACGGCCTCGCGCTGCTGTTCGACGACATCCCCGATGCCCTCGACCCTGGCGACCTCGCGCGCTGGGGCTCGCTGGCGGCCGCCCAGGCCGATGTGGCCAACGACGTGGTCGCCGCGCTGCGTGCCCGCACGCCCGGCCTGATCGCGGCGTTCTGCCCCACTCCCTACTGTGAGCGGATGGTCGCTGCCGGCCACGGCGGTCGCGGCTACCTCGAGGCGCTCGGCGCGGCGCTCGATTCCGCCATCGACGTCTTCTGGACCGGTCCAGACATCGTCTCGCGCGAGATCACGGTGGACCACGTGCGCGAGGTGGCCAGGCGCCTGCGACGCAAGCCGCTGATCTGGGACAACCTCCACGCCAACGACTACGACGGCCGGCGCATCATCCTCGGACCGTACGCAGGGCGACCGCTGGACCTGCGCGACGAGGTGCGCGGCATCCTCACGAACCCGAACACGGAGTTCCCGCTCGGTCACATGGCGTTGCGCACGCTCGGCAGGTTCGTGCACGAGCCCGGTCCGACCTGGGACCCGCGCCGGGCGTATCTCGACGCGCTCGGCGAGTGGCTGCCGGCCTTCGAGACCGTGGCCGGACCCATGGCCTTCGAGGATCTCGTGTGGTTGGCCGACTGCTACTACCTGCCGTACGAGGAGGGGCCCGAAGCCGAGGCCCTGCTGGCGCTGGCACGTGCAGCCCTCACCGGCACCGGTGACGACTGGCGCGACGTCACGCAGCGGTTCCTCGAGGAGGCGACACGTCGCCGCGACATGTGCGCGCGCCTCGCGACCCTGCGCGACCGGCCGCTGTTCAACGCGCTGTCGCGCCGCATCTGGGACCTGCGCGAGGAACTCGACCTGCTGATCCGCGCGGCCCAGGCCCGGCTGGCGACCAGCGACGGGCAGGTGCGCGTGCGGTCCGACTTCCACCAGCCGCGCACGTTCCGCGGTGGCACCGTTGCCCGCCTGCAACGCCTCCTGCAGCAGCATCCCGATGGCACGTTCACGGCCTGCTCGGAGGACCATCCGTGAGCGCCGGCTGGCCTGAAGGTCGAACGCCACGGTCGTCGGTGGTCATCCGGTCGGCTCGGCCGGAGGATCGCGCCGCGGCGTACCACGTGTGCCTCAAGACCGGCGATGCCGGTGGAGATGGCGAGCCCATCTACCGCGACGATCCCGATGCGCTCGGTCGGCTGTTCGTCGGCCCGTACCTGGCACTCGAACCGGCGTTCGCGCTGGTGCTCGAGGACTCCGGGGGCGTATGCGGCTACGCGCTCGGCGCGCTCGACTCGCGGACCTTCTACGCGCGGTACGACGCCGAGTGGCGGCCCGACCTGTGCGCACGCTACCCGAAGCCCGAGGGCGATCCGCAGCACTGGTCGAGGGTGCAGGAGGTGTACGGCTGGTATCACGCGGCCGACTACTTCTGCCCGGAGCCGTACGATCTGTATCCGTCGCACCTGCACATCGACCTGCTGCCGCGTGCACAGGGGCAGGGCCACGGGCGACGCATGATGGAGACGCTGATGAATCGCCTCCGCGACGCCGGCTCGCCGGGCGTGCACCTCGGCATGTGGGCCCGCAACCACAAGGCCCACGCCTTCTACACGCGCCTCGGATTCACGGAGCTGACACGCATCGGCTCGCCGGAGGACGGCAGCCTCTACATGGGCCGGAGGCTGCAGGACGTCGACCGCCGACCAGCGTCGACGGCTGCATCCGCGGGCACGCAGGACATGGAACCGACGCCATGACGACATCACCCCTGGCACTCCACGGCGGCGCCCCCGTGCGCACCAGGCCGTTCCCCTCGTGGCCGATCTTCGATGCGACCGACGAGGCGCGCGTGCTCGCGGCGCTGCGCAGCGGCAAGTGGGGACGTCTCGCCGGCGACCAGGTGGCCGAGTTCGAGCGGCGCTTCGCCGCGATGCACGGCTGCGCGCACGCCATCGCCGTGGTCAACGGGACCGTGTCGCTGCGGATCGCGCTGATGGCCGCCGGCCTGCAGGCCGGTGACGAGGTCATCGTCCCCACCTACACGTTCCTCTCGACGGCGACGGCGGTCGTGGAGGCCAACGCGGTTCCGGTGTTCGTCGACGTCGACCTCGACACGTTCAACATCGACCCGACGCAGGTCGAGGCAGCCATCACGCCGCGGACCCGCGCCATCATCCCGGTCCACTTCGCGGGCCAGCCGGCCGACATGGACGCGATCCTCGCCATCGCGTCGCGCCACGGCCTCTTCGTCCTCGAGGACGCCGCGCACGCGCATGGCGCCACGTGGCGCGACCGGCCGTGCGGCTCGATCGGCCACGTCGGCTCGTTCTCGTTCCAGTCGAGCAAGAACCTGACGTCGGGCGAGGGCGGCATCATCACGACCAACGACGCGGCGCTGGCCGAGTCCTGCCGCTCGATCCACAACTGCGGCCGCGTGCCCGGCGGGGTCTGGTACGAGCACCACGTGATCTCGGGCAACTACCGGCTCGGCGAACTGCAGGGCGCGCTGCTCAACAGCCAGCTCGATCGCCTCGAGGCGCAGACCGCCACGCGCGACGCCAACGGCGACTACCTGGCCGCGCGCCTCTCGTCGCTGCCGGGCCTGCACCCGCAGGCGCGTCCCTCCTGGTGCACCCGGCACAGCCGGCACCTCTTCATGCTGCGGCTCGACGCGGCGGCCTTCGGCGCGCCGCGCTCCGCCGTGCTCGAGGCGCTGCAGGCCGAGGGCGTGCCGGCGGTGGGTGGCTACGGCTATCCGTTGCCCGACCAGCCGCTGTTCCGCAACAAGGCGTTCGGCCCCTACCTTCCCGACCGCGATCGCCTCGACTACACGCGCGTGGCCTGTCCCAACAGTCGCCTGATCTGCGCCGAACAGGCAATCTGGCTCGACCAGTCGACGATGCTCGGCAGCCGCGCCGACATCGACGACATCGCCGCGGCGTTCGAGAAGGTGCATGCGCACCGCGACGCGCTGTCGCCGCACGCCTCGGCAGGGCGCTGACGCGTGACGCGGCTCACGACCTTCGTCGACGCCCGCCTCGCCCCGGCCCTCGCGGCCATCAGCGACAACACGTACATGTCGGCGATCCGGGCCGGCATGGTGTCGGTGGTGCCGCTGACGATCATCGGCGGCCTCTTCATGGTGGTGTCGTACCTCCCCGTGCCGGGGTGGGATGCGATCGTCGCGCCGTGGTTGCCGCTGTTGCAGGTTCCCGTCACCGCGACGTTCGGCCTGCTCGGGCTCGTCGTGTGCCTCGCGATCGCGCACGATCTCGGCACGCGACTCGGCCAGGAAGCGATCGTCAGCGCCGCCATGGCCGTCGTCGTGTTCCTGCTGGTGCAGATCGAGCCGGCCGACCTCACGTTCCGGACGCCGGCGCTCGGGTCGCAGGGCCTGTTCACCGCCATCATCGTCGCGCTCGTGGTCGTGCGCACGCAGAAGGTCTTCACCGATCGCGGGCTGGTCATCACGATGCCCGACACGGTGCCGGCGGTGGTGTACCAGTCGTTCCTGTCGCTGATCCCGCTGGCCGTGCTGGTGATCGGGTTCTGGCTGGTCCGCTTCGTGGCGGGCGTCGACATCAACCACGTGGTGCAGCAGGCGTTCTCGCCGCTGGTGTTCGCGCTGAACACCCTGCCGGGGATCCTCGTGTACGCGTGCCTGGTGAGCCTGCTCTGGTCGGTGGGCATCCACGGAGACAACGCGCTCGACGCGATCGTCGCGCCGATCTTCCTGCAGTACCTGGCCGAGAACGTCGCGGCCGTGCAGGCCGGGCAGCCGTTGCCGTACGTGACGGCCAACGGCTTCTTCACCACGTTCGTCAACGTCGGCGGGACGGGCGCGACGCTGGCGCTGGCGATCATCCTGGCCTTCTCGCGCGACGAGGCGTTCAGGCGGGTCGGGCGGGTGTCGCTGCCGACGC from Luteitalea sp. TBR-22 includes:
- the gndA gene encoding NADP-dependent phosphogluconate dehydrogenase, translating into MTYDIGVVGLGVMGGNLARNMESRGFSVVGYDLDPAKTTAFAAGAGRAVAGATSAEHLAALLSRPRKVLLMVPAGKPVDDVIAHVLPHLEAGDILIDAGNSFFKDTDRREATLAEKGVLYLGTGVSGGEEGALRGPAIMPGGSRQAWEAVAPIFNAIAARAADGQPCVGHVGARGAGHYVKMVHNGIEYGDMQLIAEVYDVFSRGLGMTAGEISDVFVEWNRGELKSYLVEITADVLAQRDTDTGMPLVDVILDEAQQKGTGKWMSQNSFDVGAPIPTVNAAVESRLLSAQKTERLAAARVLTGPAPTFTGDRAALIDAARQALYASKVCSYAQGMALLRMASAEYGYDVDPGEVARIWRAGCIIRATLLEDIRAAFARDPQLVNLLMDPSFSAAVGARQQAWREFVQVAIGLGIPVLATGASLAYYDAYRSARLPANLTQGQRDYFGAHTYRRTDRDGSFHTEWNSR
- a CDS encoding sugar kinase; this encodes MSNTLTIPQHGELDLLSLGAIIHRLDPGRVPFRKARTLEVHVSGGEFNVAANLADCFGLRTGIATAMVKYPVGDLIAERVRAMGVTPFYKHFEHDGARGPNMATVYSDQGMGVRPPVVFYNRANEAAALLEPGDFDWPAIFGKGIRWFHSGGLFASLSESTAEVIIEALQAAKKAGAVTSFDLNYREKLWKAQGDVTRAPKVFSRIVEHVDVLVGNEEDLQKALGVKGPEAGKDSALDTAAFFETIQQVVDKYPHIKVVATTLREVHTTNRHSWSAVAWFGGEKVSAPVMQLDVLDRVGGGDGFASGLIYGLLTGESPEQAVRLGWAHGALITTFPGDTTMATVEDVRALAKGGSARIQR
- a CDS encoding mandelate racemase/muconate lactonizing enzyme family protein, whose product is MDRRAFLTTLAAAPALALAPRRASAALPKAKVTRVRIHRPPDLNPLFNQSNMIVTVETDIGITGIGEGGAKDTLEQVAGTLIGKNPFQIERIWQEAYIAWFYPPGREKTHALGALDLALWDIKGKALGVPVHELLGGVARDYCECYATSSVRPAGVPANAPLGVKERAQATMEAGFRAYRMGAGDLPIGEVFDTRAVIRRIERDARDARDGVGPDGNWCIDLHQRFDLNDALRACKVMEPFDPFFVEDPVRDEHALMDLPKLRQMTGVPLTHGEEWGLRWDFNRLVEAHDVDYIRATLPNVGGITEMMKVAAMCETHAVGIIPHFTGPIATAALVHCLSTFSGPVLLEYAFGGKTFDYLPEWADFKAGKFYPNDRPGLGITLDPKPLAVIGEVTEPGRRNVFKRPDGSLTHW
- a CDS encoding aminotransferase class V-fold PLP-dependent enzyme → MDEAFREFLGAWPAYRETMALDDLRAREYARLDATGHVYLDYTGGGLYADSQVRAHAALLGSEVFGNPHSANPASQASTRLVERARRAVLDWFDADPGTHTVVFTANASAAIKLVGEAYPFGPEASLLLSYDNHNSVNGLREYACCRGASVDYAPLTMPDLRIDRAALLARLEARTDGPRLFAYPAQSNFSGVEHPLAFVEEARARGWHVLLDAAAFAPTNRLSLRQVPADFVSVSFYKMFGYPTGVGCLLARLSSLAVLRRPWFAGGTVNFATVHARRHLLAPREAGFEDGTVDYLGIPAVQIGLEHLGAVGLPVIKARVRCLAGYLLRELLAMRHDNGAPMCRIYGPVTTEARGGTITFNLYDPEGHLLDYRRVEELANEAGISLRTGCFCNPGAGETAEGITDEDVQAALDSGEDMSLPRFMQFIQHRGGRSAGALRVSLGIVSNFADAFRLLAFVRGLRDQSRLAIGEVTFDIRSCRVIRDGA
- a CDS encoding ketoacyl-ACP synthase III encodes the protein MTALHAAITGWGEALPPAILTNEDLSTFLDTSDEWITQRTGMKERRVSHVSAVEMATVAAARAIACAGLTPADVDLIVYGGCTNEEAVPNSASGVQVALGATRAAAMDVNTACTSFLYGLSTATAMIRTGMARTAVVIGVELITQYMDWTNRNVAVLFGDGAAAVVVQASDRAEGLIGSVLGCDAEARQSLRVRGLGCSYANKAVSLGDTIWDFDGQVIFKRAVHGMAAASARVLAEAGVTADQVDLVVPHQANLRIIEAVARSAGIGMDRVMVTVHRYGNMSAATVPVSLVDALKEGRVKPGSLLLMPGFGGGLTYGAVLVRWGDRVTPLGESSMTLPPCDRTALELVHEIRARQDPHGRSAAGLMAPVFAESRVPHQG
- a CDS encoding beta-N-acetylglucosaminidase domain-containing protein produces the protein MFLSGVIEGFYGPPWTADERATLFARMASWGLDTYLYCPKDDLHHRAIWREPYGQAEARAMAALVAACHAHGLRFLYGIGPGLDIRYGDPADRAALLTRCTQMVDLGCDGLALLFDDIPDALDPGDLARWGSLAAAQADVANDVVAALRARTPGLIAAFCPTPYCERMVAAGHGGRGYLEALGAALDSAIDVFWTGPDIVSREITVDHVREVARRLRRKPLIWDNLHANDYDGRRIILGPYAGRPLDLRDEVRGILTNPNTEFPLGHMALRTLGRFVHEPGPTWDPRRAYLDALGEWLPAFETVAGPMAFEDLVWLADCYYLPYEEGPEAEALLALARAALTGTGDDWRDVTQRFLEEATRRRDMCARLATLRDRPLFNALSRRIWDLREELDLLIRAAQARLATSDGQVRVRSDFHQPRTFRGGTVARLQRLLQQHPDGTFTACSEDHP
- a CDS encoding GNAT family N-acetyltransferase, with product MSAGWPEGRTPRSSVVIRSARPEDRAAAYHVCLKTGDAGGDGEPIYRDDPDALGRLFVGPYLALEPAFALVLEDSGGVCGYALGALDSRTFYARYDAEWRPDLCARYPKPEGDPQHWSRVQEVYGWYHAADYFCPEPYDLYPSHLHIDLLPRAQGQGHGRRMMETLMNRLRDAGSPGVHLGMWARNHKAHAFYTRLGFTELTRIGSPEDGSLYMGRRLQDVDRRPASTAASAGTQDMEPTP
- a CDS encoding DegT/DnrJ/EryC1/StrS aminotransferase family protein, with product MTTSPLALHGGAPVRTRPFPSWPIFDATDEARVLAALRSGKWGRLAGDQVAEFERRFAAMHGCAHAIAVVNGTVSLRIALMAAGLQAGDEVIVPTYTFLSTATAVVEANAVPVFVDVDLDTFNIDPTQVEAAITPRTRAIIPVHFAGQPADMDAILAIASRHGLFVLEDAAHAHGATWRDRPCGSIGHVGSFSFQSSKNLTSGEGGIITTNDAALAESCRSIHNCGRVPGGVWYEHHVISGNYRLGELQGALLNSQLDRLEAQTATRDANGDYLAARLSSLPGLHPQARPSWCTRHSRHLFMLRLDAAAFGAPRSAVLEALQAEGVPAVGGYGYPLPDQPLFRNKAFGPYLPDRDRLDYTRVACPNSRLICAEQAIWLDQSTMLGSRADIDDIAAAFEKVHAHRDALSPHASAGR
- a CDS encoding PTS sugar transporter subunit IIC codes for the protein MTRLTTFVDARLAPALAAISDNTYMSAIRAGMVSVVPLTIIGGLFMVVSYLPVPGWDAIVAPWLPLLQVPVTATFGLLGLVVCLAIAHDLGTRLGQEAIVSAAMAVVVFLLVQIEPADLTFRTPALGSQGLFTAIIVALVVVRTQKVFTDRGLVITMPDTVPAVVYQSFLSLIPLAVLVIGFWLVRFVAGVDINHVVQQAFSPLVFALNTLPGILVYACLVSLLWSVGIHGDNALDAIVAPIFLQYLAENVAAVQAGQPLPYVTANGFFTTFVNVGGTGATLALAIILAFSRDEAFRRVGRVSLPTQVFQINEPIFFGLPIVLNPVFMVPYVISALVLTTGSYLLMAWGLVQRPFINVPWTTPPIIGHYLVTGGDWRAAVWGVVSLLIAVGIYYPFAKAAERSRR